The following are from one region of the Coffea eugenioides isolate CCC68of chromosome 2, Ceug_1.0, whole genome shotgun sequence genome:
- the LOC113759869 gene encoding uncharacterized protein LOC113759869 produces MAAMAAQPSGEGGQLSVSPTFRVKSFSALFSSQQRTPMAAAVSTHRGEPAVSFARDVIETVAQPFCFTLVSKFSRNRPRMEDIKRFFLSLDLKGSFSIGLLDSRHVLIRLHIEEDFLRVWTRAVWYIADNTMRVFKWTPSFHVDKESSLASIVSCLGRPLFIDAATVALSHPSVARVCVKIDLLKELPPRVWLQLGEDHGFWQPLQPESMPKYCVHCYRQGHNQLECHVKNPELRPNVVHVEKKLPPGENNGSPRVDNMVELDGVVAAEGSYGDGEVWETGGQHAEEEIDVGMHEEGAGEAGQVQEVGEEAGHGQDVIEAAVEFVEHAVVAAADRIIVGLTERMAIEAAPVEGEGRDAPPGVGDHAVLGEEEAAGVLATLESITCAGGLSSWGTEEQHGEGEETCNAAMTLNLDQVAILEQSCQMAERQQLWEGLLQDKPGQGPWYVVGDFNLVLSSSEKKGGRQFRPAEGLCALRLTMLSFSSRSRLELLLGVDRSDLDVVMTAWQLEVSGSPFSVVWGKLRNVSPALHIWNKQVFGDVFENVKKGEEVVAAVELRAQADLSVEAQLELQRAQANLKRLLAVEEQFWSQKTRLKWLQHNDRNSSYFHLVVKQRHFQSTRFGILRGIG; encoded by the exons ATGGCAGCAATGGCTGCCCAACCTTCTGGTGAAGGTGGGCAACTGtcagtatctcccacctttcgGGTAAAGTCCTTCTCTGCGCTGTTTTCATCCCAGCAGCGAACTCCTATGGCAGCGGCGGTGTCAACCCATAGAGGTGAACCAGCGGTTTCCTTTGCACGCGATGTAATTGAGACAGTTGCACAGCCTTTCTGCTTTACTCTGGTCAGTAAGTTCTCTCGCAATAGACCTCGCATGGAGGATATCAAGAGGTTCTTCCTTTCGCTTGACTTGAAGGGTTCCTTTTCCATTGGGTTGCTGGACAGCCGACATGTGTTGATCAGGCTCCATATTGAGGAGGATTTTCTGCGGGTTTGGACAAGAGCTGTGTGGTATATCGCCGACAATACCATGCGAGTGTTCAAGTGGACGCCTTCCTTTCATGTTGACAAGGAGTCTTCGCTGGCTTCT ATTGTGTCATGTTTGGGAAGACCTTTGTTCATTGATGCTGCGACAGTCGCGCTATCTCACCCGAGTGTGGCTCGGGTTTGTGTGAAGATTGACCTCCTGAAGGAACTCCCTCCTCGTGTGTGGCTCCAGCTAGGGGAGGATCACGGTTTCTGGCAGCCTCTCCAACCGGAGTCCATGCCAAAATATTGCGTCCATTGCTATCGCCAGGGTCATAATCAATTGGAATGTCACGTTAAAAACCCTGAGTTGCGTCCGAATGTGGTGCATGTGGAGAAGAAGCTTCCGCCTGGGGAGAATAACGGTTCACCAAGGGTCGACAACATGGTGGAGCTTGACGGTGTTGTAGCTGCTGAAGGTTCGTACGGTGATGGGGAAGTGTGGGAGACAGGTGGGCAGCATGCTGAGGAGGAAATTGACGTGGGCATGCATGAAGAGGGTGCTGGGGAAGCAGGGCAGGTTCAAGAGGTAGGGGAGGAGGCTGGCCATGGGCAGGACGTCATAGAAGCAGCTGTCGAGTTTGTGGAGCACGCGGTTGTTGCGGCTGCGGACAGGATCATTGTGGGGCTTACGGAGCGGATGGCGATCGAAGCTGCGCCCGTGGAGGGGGAAGGGAGGGACGCGCCACCAGGGGTTGGCGACCACGCTGTATTGGGTGAGGAAGAGGCGGCTGGGGTGTTGGCGACCTTGGAGTCCATCACTTGTGCCGGTGGCCTGTCGTCGTGGGGTACCGAAGAGCAGCATGGTGAGGGGGAGGAAACGTGTAATGCGGCTATGACATTGAATTTAGACCAGGTTGCCATCCTTGAACAAAGC TGTCAGATGGCTGAGCGACAGCAACTCTGGGAGGGTTTGTTACAGGATAAGCCCGGGCAAGGTCCATGGTATGTTGTGGGGGATTTTAATCTCGTTCTCTCAAGTAGTGAAAAGAAAGGAGGGAGGCAGTTTCGGCCAGCGGAGGGTCTT TGCGCGCTCCGTCTGACCATGCTCAGCTTCTCATCTCGTTCGCGCCTAGAGTTGCTGTTAGGAGTCGATCGTTCCGATTTGGACGTGGTCATGACAGCTTGGCAATTGGAGGTGTCTGGGTCCCCGTTCTCTGTGGTATGGGGAAAGTTGAGGAATGTCTCCCCGGCTCTTCATATCTGGAACAAGCAGGTATTTGGGGATGTGTTTGAGAATGTTAAGAAGGGGGAAGAGGTGGTAGCGGCGGTAGAGTTGCGTGCACAGGCTGATTTATCAGTTGAAGCCCAATTGGAGCTCCAGCGGGCTCAGGCTAACTTGAAGAGGCTGCTAGCAGTTGAAGAGCAGTTTTGGAGTCAGAAGACCAGGCTTAAGTGGCTACAACACAATGATCGTAATTCAAGCTACTTTCATTTGGTAGTCAAGCAACGCCATTTTCAGTCCACAAGATTCGGGATTCTGAGAGGGATTGGGTGA
- the LOC113759870 gene encoding uncharacterized protein LOC113759870: protein MGLGNTIVDENDASNQDRAKAMIFLRRHLDEGLKVEYLTVKDPLVLWQDLKERYDHLKLVVLPKARYDWLHLRLQDFKSVNEYNSAMFRITSQLSLCGEKVTDENMLEKTFSTFHVSNMLLQQQYRERGFKKYSELIACLLLAEQNNELLLKNHKSRPTGASPFPEANGTQFQNSGRGRGRGRRGGRGRSRGRGRGRGRDRSRFVPREDYSRGKQQNISQKGENNYDPKEGEKKVYEEKCYRCGMEGHWSRTCRTAEHLVDLYQASLKKKDKDVETNFIDQKNAYDDDDADMTHLDIADFFEHPEDAK from the coding sequence ATGGGCCTTGGTAATACTATTGTTGATGAGAATGATGCCTCAAACCAAGACCGTGCTAAGGCCATGATTTTCCTTCGTCGTCATTTAGATGAAGGACTAAAAGTAGAGTATCTTACTGTCAAAGATCCTCTTGTCCTTTGGCAAGATTTGAAAGAAAGATACGATCACCTGAAGTTGGTCGTTCTTCCAAAGGCCCGATATGATTGGCTCCACTTACGACTACAAGATTTCAAATCTGTCAACGAATATAATTCAGCCATGTTCAGAATTACTTCTCAATTATCATTGTGTGGCGAAAAAGTCACTGATGAAAACATGTTAGAGAAAACATTCTCTACTTTTCATGTCTCTAATATGCTCCTGCAGCAGCAATATAGAGAGAgaggatttaaaaaatattctgaaCTTATTGCATGTCTTCTGTTGGCtgaacaaaataatgaattattGCTGAAAAATCATAAGTCCCGACCAACTGGTGCAAGTCCATTCCCTGAAGCGAATGGgactcaatttcaaaattctggTCGAGGTCGTGGACGTGGCCGTAGAGGTGGCCGTGGAAGAAGccgtggacgtggccgtggcCGTGGACGTGATCGTAGTAGATTTGTGCCTCGTGAAGATTATAGCCGTGGCAAGCAACAAAATATTTcccaaaaaggagaaaataacTACGATCCgaaagaaggagaaaagaaagtttatgaagaaaaatgctACCGATGTGGTATGGAAGGTCACTGGTCCCGTACCTGTCGTACGGCTGAACATCTTGTTGACCTCTATCAAGCATCATTGAAAAAGAAGGACAAAGATGTCGAGACAAATTTTATCGACCAAAAGAATGcttatgatgatgatgatgctgaCATGACACACCTGGATATTGCCGATTTCTTTGAGCATCCTGAAGATGCAAAATGA